In one Bryobacteraceae bacterium genomic region, the following are encoded:
- a CDS encoding DinB family protein, producing MPNIPGPGEAAPYYSLYIEKAGGEDVLATLEAQLDEMDAYCSTISEEGSLHRYAPGKWSIREVLNHINDTERAFVFRALWFARGFTDPLPGYDQDIAAAGAKADHISWAAQVAEWRVIRASTIALFRNLPAEAWSARGIASGVEFTVNALAFITAGHVTHHLQILRDRYR from the coding sequence ATGCCAAACATCCCCGGTCCGGGCGAAGCCGCACCCTATTACTCCCTGTACATCGAAAAGGCGGGCGGCGAAGATGTGCTCGCGACGCTCGAGGCGCAACTCGACGAGATGGACGCCTATTGCTCGACGATTTCCGAAGAGGGGTCGCTACATCGCTACGCGCCCGGCAAGTGGAGCATTCGCGAAGTGCTCAACCACATCAACGACACCGAACGCGCCTTCGTGTTCCGGGCCCTGTGGTTCGCCCGCGGGTTCACGGATCCGCTGCCAGGCTACGACCAGGACATCGCCGCCGCCGGAGCCAAGGCGGACCACATCTCTTGGGCGGCGCAGGTCGCCGAGTGGCGCGTGATCCGCGCTTCAACGATCGCCCTGTTCCGGAATCTTCCCGCCGAGGCGTGGTCCGCGCGCGGCATCGCCAGCGGTGTCGAGTTCACGGTGAACGCCCTTGCCTTCATCACCGCCGGCCACGTCACGCATCACCTGCAGATCCTTCGCGATCGCTACCGCTAG
- a CDS encoding BACON domain-containing carbohydrate-binding protein: MRGLAQRTRGFSLAAVLGAILLPAIHQPVLAQVPARGAIDFSDFRPVFMGGNWGTNKEGVTTMPAEYFDFLRSIRANWVGISVALHVADSLDSTVERRYSGVFIPTFTDTFLRNLIRRFRTEGFQVYLTLAFEDQESSTSVRPVSRWQLGDTSVPGGVSAANWPWSPSHANQAAFVSSFWNTYTQQAVHFGEIAAEEGVGLYSLGTETDRLFRTRTSPAWPNEFRTQIQNMTAAVRQVYPRTLTYDMHYAVLTDSNVFGPALDMLWQDAGLDMIGVSAYFPLFPAPVASIPTAVQLETRWRQIFDAYLTPLHNRNPQLPIVFLEFGYTDSTQSPATPNSQEGVTKVVGDSNGNSKDDGEETQSAIYQALFNVMDENPGLLRGAFLWDIMMAGNQEYANSSGKLRGFNVRGKLAESVVRVTFGKWRPAPPIVIEPNPPHLAVEVPLNPVLSWGRNATAESYDVRFGSSLPIPLAGNTTGGGFTPNGPLLPGTTYFWSVTPKNSKGQGLASLWEFLTACTYSLSPTAITMPAAGGPRVFSVITQPACFWQASPNAAWITMPQSVFTPYFEAAPNASAQSRTGTISIAGQTLTVTQRGVGTIANPAPEVAESVPAFGSGASQTFQFAFRDENGAGDLAVLNALIYNVLDGRQSCYIAFVPSGPAAGSVFLVNDAGDAGGPFAGSIVVPGTGTASNSQCTISASGANVLSIGDTLLLNLPIAFKTAFNGDRILYLAARDKANHGTGWRAKGVWTVPGGGPAAISVAGLEPSRATTRPVTFTARFSDNDGFADLDVVNLLINDAIDGRNACYLAFVRSTSTLFLVNNAGDAGGPFAGSLKLPGTGSIANSQCTIAGTGSSVSGAGSTLTLTLNVTFKAAFAGDRTVYTAARDAAAHNTGWRAKGTVTVP; this comes from the coding sequence ATGCGAGGACTCGCCCAGCGCACGCGCGGATTTTCACTGGCCGCCGTGCTCGGCGCGATCTTGCTCCCCGCGATCCACCAACCCGTCCTTGCGCAAGTGCCGGCTCGCGGCGCGATTGACTTCTCGGATTTCCGTCCCGTATTCATGGGCGGGAACTGGGGCACGAACAAGGAAGGCGTCACCACGATGCCCGCCGAGTATTTCGATTTCCTTCGATCCATCCGCGCGAATTGGGTTGGGATCTCGGTTGCGCTTCATGTCGCCGATTCACTCGATAGCACCGTTGAGCGCAGGTACAGCGGCGTCTTCATTCCCACTTTCACCGATACGTTTTTGCGCAACCTCATCCGACGCTTCCGTACGGAGGGCTTCCAGGTCTATCTCACGCTCGCGTTCGAAGATCAGGAATCATCCACCTCCGTTCGTCCCGTCTCACGATGGCAGTTGGGCGACACTTCCGTGCCCGGCGGAGTGAGCGCCGCCAACTGGCCGTGGAGCCCGTCCCACGCCAACCAGGCCGCGTTCGTCTCGAGCTTCTGGAACACCTACACGCAGCAGGCGGTCCACTTCGGCGAAATCGCCGCCGAAGAGGGCGTCGGCCTCTACTCGCTCGGCACGGAGACGGACCGCCTCTTCCGCACCCGCACGTCGCCCGCGTGGCCGAACGAATTTCGGACGCAGATTCAAAACATGACCGCCGCCGTCCGGCAAGTCTACCCGCGCACCCTCACCTACGATATGCACTACGCCGTGCTCACGGATTCGAACGTATTCGGACCCGCGCTCGACATGCTGTGGCAGGATGCCGGCCTCGATATGATCGGCGTGAGCGCCTATTTCCCGCTGTTTCCGGCCCCGGTCGCCTCGATTCCCACGGCCGTGCAACTCGAAACCCGGTGGCGGCAGATCTTCGATGCCTACCTCACGCCGCTCCACAATCGGAATCCGCAGCTCCCAATCGTTTTCCTCGAATTCGGCTACACGGATTCCACGCAATCCCCGGCAACGCCCAACTCACAGGAAGGCGTCACCAAGGTTGTCGGCGACTCCAACGGGAACAGTAAGGATGACGGCGAGGAGACTCAATCCGCGATCTACCAGGCGCTTTTCAACGTCATGGACGAAAACCCCGGCCTGCTCCGCGGAGCGTTTCTGTGGGACATCATGATGGCCGGCAACCAGGAATACGCCAACAGCAGCGGCAAGCTGCGCGGCTTCAACGTGCGTGGGAAGCTGGCGGAAAGCGTGGTTCGCGTCACGTTTGGCAAGTGGCGGCCCGCCCCGCCGATCGTCATCGAACCGAATCCGCCGCACCTCGCCGTTGAGGTGCCGCTGAACCCGGTGCTCTCATGGGGCCGTAACGCCACGGCCGAATCCTACGACGTCCGCTTCGGTTCCAGCCTGCCAATTCCGTTGGCCGGCAACACCACAGGTGGCGGCTTCACGCCCAACGGTCCGCTCCTGCCGGGAACCACCTACTTCTGGAGCGTTACGCCGAAGAACTCGAAGGGGCAGGGCCTGGCGAGCCTCTGGGAGTTCCTCACGGCGTGCACCTATAGCCTTTCGCCCACCGCGATTACGATGCCCGCTGCCGGCGGGCCGCGCGTTTTCAGCGTCATCACGCAGCCGGCGTGTTTCTGGCAAGCCTCGCCGAACGCGGCTTGGATCACGATGCCCCAGAGCGTCTTCACTCCATACTTCGAAGCCGCGCCGAACGCGTCGGCCCAATCGCGGACGGGCACGATCTCCATCGCCGGGCAGACTCTCACTGTGACGCAGCGCGGCGTGGGAACCATCGCCAATCCGGCGCCCGAAGTCGCCGAGTCCGTGCCTGCGTTCGGCTCGGGGGCTTCGCAGACGTTTCAGTTCGCCTTCCGTGACGAGAACGGGGCCGGCGACCTCGCCGTGTTGAACGCGCTCATCTACAACGTTCTCGACGGGCGGCAATCCTGCTACATCGCCTTTGTTCCGTCGGGTCCCGCGGCGGGCTCGGTGTTTCTTGTGAACGACGCTGGGGACGCCGGCGGTCCGTTCGCCGGTTCCATCGTCGTACCCGGAACGGGCACGGCTTCAAACAGCCAATGCACGATCTCGGCATCCGGCGCCAATGTCCTCTCGATCGGCGACACGCTGCTGCTAAACCTTCCGATCGCGTTCAAAACCGCCTTCAACGGAGACCGAATCCTCTATCTTGCCGCGCGCGACAAAGCCAACCACGGCACTGGCTGGCGCGCCAAGGGCGTCTGGACCGTCCCCGGAGGCGGGCCGGCGGCGATTTCAGTGGCCGGGCTTGAGCCGAGCCGCGCCACGACACGGCCCGTCACCTTCACCGCCCGCTTCTCCGACAACGACGGTTTCGCCGATCTGGATGTGGTCAACCTGCTTATCAACGATGCCATCGACGGCCGCAACGCCTGCTACCTCGCCTTTGTACGATCCACGTCCACGTTATTCCTGGTGAACAACGCGGGCGACGCGGGCGGGCCTTTCGCCGGTTCACTGAAGCTGCCTGGAACCGGATCGATCGCCAATAGCCAGTGCACAATCGCGGGAACGGGTTCGAGCGTCTCCGGCGCTGGGAGCACGCTCACTCTGACGTTGAACGTAACGTTCAAGGCCGCTTTCGCCGGTGACCGGACCGTCTACACGGCCGCTCGCGACGCCGCCGCGCACAACACTGGCTGGCGCGCCAAGGGCACGGTGACGGTTCCCTGA
- a CDS encoding DMT family transporter, which translates to MPPETKSRLYVLAAAVLFSTGGAAIKATSLTGWQVAGLRSGFAALTIALVLPPARASWTPRIALIGLLYTVMTVSFSLANKLTTAANAIFLQDSAPFYLILLGPWLLKERAKPADGLFLLLMATGAALFFLGDQATYATAPNPRLGNMLGLLCSVAWATVIAILRYMERSGARGEPGMAVVMSGNATSFLLCLGFALPLAATPKDWAIVAYLGCIQIAAGYVLLTRGVRGITALEASLLILAEPTFSPIWAWMLHGEKPGRLALAGGALILGSTVARVALASRKA; encoded by the coding sequence GCGGCTCTACGTGCTTGCGGCCGCGGTTTTGTTTTCCACCGGCGGCGCCGCGATCAAAGCCACTTCGCTCACCGGGTGGCAGGTGGCCGGGCTCCGCTCCGGTTTCGCCGCGCTTACCATCGCCCTGGTGCTGCCGCCGGCGCGCGCAAGCTGGACGCCGCGTATCGCCCTCATCGGCTTGCTCTACACGGTGATGACCGTGAGCTTCTCCCTCGCCAACAAGCTCACCACCGCCGCCAACGCCATCTTCCTGCAGGACTCGGCGCCGTTCTACCTGATCCTGCTTGGACCGTGGCTGCTCAAGGAACGCGCCAAACCCGCTGACGGCTTGTTCCTTCTTCTGATGGCAACCGGAGCGGCGTTATTCTTCCTTGGGGACCAAGCCACGTATGCCACCGCGCCCAATCCTCGCCTCGGCAACATGCTCGGACTGCTTTGCTCCGTCGCCTGGGCAACGGTGATCGCGATTCTGCGCTATATGGAGCGTTCCGGCGCGCGCGGCGAACCGGGCATGGCCGTCGTCATGTCGGGCAACGCCACCTCGTTTCTGCTGTGCCTTGGCTTCGCGCTCCCGCTCGCGGCCACGCCCAAGGATTGGGCCATCGTCGCCTACCTCGGCTGCATTCAGATCGCCGCTGGATACGTGCTGCTCACTCGCGGCGTCCGCGGCATCACGGCCCTGGAAGCGTCGCTGCTGATCCTCGCCGAGCCGACGTTCAGCCCGATTTGGGCATGGATGCTGCACGGCGAGAAGCCCGGCCGACTGGCGTTGGCGGGCGGTGCGCTGATCCTCGGATCCACGGTGGCTCGCGTGGCGCTGGCTTCGCGAAAAGCATAG